The Methanocella arvoryzae MRE50 genome includes a region encoding these proteins:
- the hemA gene encoding glutamyl-tRNA reductase — translation MAQVCSISVNHRHAGIEGIERARFRDPDVAMLRLLSLPGVSEAVVLQTCNRVEIYAVAESVEDIVGFARAEGMPLEIAEVRAGDDCLKGLLRLACGLESMIVGEDQILGQLKTALLQARRLGTIGPVLSTAIQKSIHVGARARIETEINKGSVSIGSAAVELAESLLGDLRGRTILVVGAGEMGTLVANAMAEKSLRAIYVANRTFEQAEKLASSLQGVAIRLERLCDYMGSADVVICATGAPHLIITKKMVEQCKGEKPLIFIDITNPRNIEETVGEVPGVTLHNIDSLRQINEASMRRRQGEARKVEAIIEEELVLLQRDIRRLHADRVIGDLYQRTDHIRATELRRAVARLSTAGSLTEQQISILHDFSMALTNKILAAPTRQLRRAAERCDEDCLRTAEELFDLWVEESNGIPGNKTKASKTD, via the coding sequence ATGGCTCAGGTTTGCAGCATCTCGGTCAACCACAGGCATGCGGGCATCGAAGGCATCGAGCGCGCCCGCTTCCGGGACCCGGATGTGGCGATGCTCAGGCTCCTCTCCCTGCCCGGGGTATCGGAGGCCGTCGTGCTGCAGACCTGCAACCGCGTGGAGATTTACGCAGTGGCCGAGTCGGTCGAGGATATCGTCGGCTTCGCCCGCGCCGAGGGCATGCCTCTCGAAATCGCCGAGGTCAGGGCCGGCGACGACTGCCTGAAAGGGCTGTTGAGGCTGGCCTGCGGCCTGGAGTCCATGATCGTGGGCGAGGATCAGATCCTGGGACAGCTGAAAACTGCGCTGCTGCAGGCCCGGCGGCTCGGGACTATAGGCCCGGTACTGTCGACCGCCATACAGAAATCCATTCACGTGGGCGCCCGCGCCCGTATTGAAACAGAGATCAACAAGGGCTCGGTCTCGATCGGGTCTGCGGCGGTAGAGCTCGCAGAGTCGCTGCTGGGCGACCTCCGGGGCCGTACTATCCTGGTGGTCGGCGCCGGGGAGATGGGCACCCTCGTGGCGAACGCGATGGCTGAGAAGAGCCTCCGGGCGATCTACGTCGCCAACCGCACCTTCGAGCAGGCTGAAAAGCTGGCCTCAAGCTTACAGGGCGTCGCCATCAGGCTGGAACGCCTGTGCGACTACATGGGCAGCGCCGACGTGGTGATCTGCGCCACGGGCGCACCTCATCTCATCATCACGAAGAAGATGGTGGAGCAGTGCAAGGGCGAGAAGCCCCTCATCTTCATCGACATCACAAATCCGAGGAACATCGAGGAAACCGTGGGAGAGGTGCCCGGGGTGACGCTGCACAATATCGACAGCCTGCGGCAGATCAACGAGGCCAGCATGAGGCGCAGGCAGGGCGAGGCAAGAAAAGTAGAAGCAATTATCGAAGAAGAGCTGGTTCTGCTTCAGCGGGACATCAGGCGCCTGCATGCCGATCGGGTCATCGGAGACCTGTACCAGCGCACCGATCACATCAGGGCGACGGAACTCCGCAGGGCGGTGGCCCGCCTGAGCACCGCGGGAAGCCTCACAGAACAGCAGATCAGCATCCTCCACGACTTTTCGATGGCCCTGACCAACAAGATACTGGCCGCCCCGACCAGGCAGCTCAGGCGGGCTGCCGAGCGGTGCGACGAGGACTGCCTCCGCACGGCGGAGGAACTATTTGACCTGTGGGTGGAAGAGAGCAATGGGATACCCGGTAACAAGACTAAGGCGTCTAAGACAGACTAA
- a CDS encoding GxxExxY protein, protein MRLTERAATTVFDKLGPGLKEKSYEKCLAKELGKKGLNVRRQVNLPVIYDGEKIGDTYRVDLLLEDDLIIEVKAVDRIIPLHYLQVRTYLRIYNKRVGMLINFNCEDIADGIKRVVIH, encoded by the coding sequence GTGAGACTTACAGAAAGAGCCGCTACAACCGTATTCGACAAGCTGGGCCCTGGCTTGAAGGAGAAATCCTACGAGAAGTGCCTCGCGAAAGAACTGGGGAAAAAGGGCCTGAATGTGAGAAGGCAGGTAAACCTGCCGGTCATCTACGACGGCGAAAAGATCGGCGACACGTACCGGGTCGATCTACTGCTGGAGGACGACCTGATCATCGAGGTAAAGGCCGTCGACAGGATTATACCATTACACTACCTGCAGGTTCGGACGTACCTGAGGATCTACAACAAGCGCGTCGGTATGCTGATCAATTTCAACTGCGAGGACATCGCAGACGGCATCAAGAGGGTCGTTATCCATTAG
- a CDS encoding precorrin-2 dehydrogenase/sirohydrochlorin ferrochelatase family protein codes for MSDYLPLYIDFKGRRIVIFGGGGVGERKARYFSGVADVTVVSPAFTPALEAMGGITRIQKAAAREEIGELISGAFLVIAATGDEEFNSAVVREAQSAGILVNSAHGESGVILPSRITKGDISVAIATGGKSPAMSKYLRQRLEAALGEEMADMVRLQADVREVLKKVVPEQKDRERLLWDILKTPAVWEAMKTSYDDALTLALMMIEERRP; via the coding sequence ATGAGCGATTACCTGCCCCTCTACATCGACTTTAAAGGCCGGCGCATCGTCATATTCGGCGGGGGCGGAGTGGGCGAGCGGAAGGCGCGGTACTTTTCGGGCGTGGCGGACGTGACGGTGGTCAGCCCGGCGTTTACTCCCGCACTGGAGGCGATGGGCGGCATCACCCGTATTCAGAAAGCCGCTGCCCGGGAGGAGATCGGAGAGCTGATCTCCGGGGCCTTTCTGGTCATTGCGGCCACTGGCGACGAGGAGTTCAACAGTGCGGTGGTACGGGAAGCGCAGAGTGCCGGGATACTGGTGAATTCGGCGCACGGTGAGTCGGGGGTGATCCTGCCCTCGAGGATTACGAAAGGGGACATTTCCGTCGCCATCGCCACAGGGGGTAAGAGCCCCGCCATGTCGAAATATCTGCGGCAGCGGCTGGAGGCGGCGCTCGGCGAGGAAATGGCCGACATGGTGAGGCTGCAGGCCGACGTGAGAGAAGTCCTGAAGAAGGTAGTGCCAGAGCAGAAAGACAGAGAGCGGCTACTGTGGGACATCCTGAAAACGCCGGCAGTCTGGGAGGCGATGAAGACGTCGTACGACGACGCCCTGACGCTGGCGCTGATGATGATTGAAGAGAGAAGACCGTGA
- a CDS encoding DUF4013 domain-containing protein, protein MPPNNDLLETILMAGKYALSNLATLLVGGIVVALSFLVIGLPFFLGFVTRCMREIVRGNGVLPEWVEIGQMFVDGIRMTLVFLAYAAVYALIVLIPGIPVLVFSYTDMTFLLLISTILLVTTMAITAATLAFVFFASWVLYASTGSVRKAINIKKVIGFILYNPEGFLVAIASSAAIAAIGVVAMTLVVSIPWAVFTISVAITFIYARFYQDTAKLQPRMVEWLR, encoded by the coding sequence ATGCCCCCCAACAACGACCTGCTGGAAACTATCCTGATGGCCGGAAAGTACGCCCTCTCCAACCTGGCCACGCTCCTGGTCGGGGGCATCGTCGTGGCGCTGTCGTTTTTAGTGATTGGCCTGCCGTTCTTCCTGGGCTTCGTGACCCGGTGCATGCGGGAGATCGTCAGGGGCAACGGAGTGCTGCCAGAATGGGTCGAGATCGGCCAGATGTTCGTGGACGGGATACGCATGACCCTCGTCTTCCTCGCCTACGCGGCTGTTTACGCCCTCATCGTGCTCATACCCGGCATACCCGTGCTGGTCTTCAGCTATACGGACATGACCTTCCTTCTCCTCATCAGCACCATCCTGCTCGTAACCACCATGGCCATCACCGCCGCGACTCTCGCGTTCGTATTCTTCGCCTCATGGGTGCTGTACGCCAGCACCGGCAGCGTGCGCAAAGCGATCAACATCAAAAAGGTCATCGGCTTCATCCTGTACAACCCCGAAGGCTTCCTCGTGGCCATCGCATCGTCCGCAGCCATCGCCGCAATAGGCGTCGTAGCCATGACGCTCGTCGTATCCATCCCCTGGGCCGTATTCACCATAAGCGTCGCCATAACGTTCATCTATGCCCGGTTCTACCAGGACACCGCCAAGCTCCAGCCGAGAATGGTCGAATGGCTGCGCTAA